In Brachyhypopomus gauderio isolate BG-103 unplaced genomic scaffold, BGAUD_0.2 sc106, whole genome shotgun sequence, a single window of DNA contains:
- the ets1 gene encoding protein C-ets-1 isoform X2, whose translation MTAAVDMKPTLTIIKSEKVDDLECGDVPLLTPGSKEMMSQALKATFSGFTKEQQRLGIPKDPRQWTEGHVREWLTWTVNEFSLKNVDFHKFCMSGASLCALGKECFLDLAPDFVGDILWEHLEMLQKGDWLQKEDTKHLPINGLTSSFQESRYTSDYFVSYGIEHAQCVPPSEYTEPGFITESYQTLHPISSEDLLSLKYENEYANVILRDTPLNPLQGEYFSVKQEVVSPDNMCVGRISRGKLGGQDSFESTESFDSCERLTQSWSSQSSFSSLQRVPSYDSFEAEDYPTALHGHKPKGTFKDYVRERSDLSKDKPVIPAAALAGYTGSGPIQLWQFLLELLTDKSCQSFISWTGDGWEFKLSDPDEVARRWGKRKNKPKMNYEKLSRGLRYYYDKNIIHKTSGKRYVYRFVCDLKSLLGYTPEELHAMLDVKPDTDE comes from the exons ATCTGGAATGCGGGGACGTCCCTCTGCTGACTCCAGGGAGCAAAGAGATGATGTCACAGGCCCTGAAGGCCACATTCAGTGGCTTCACCAAGGAACAGCAGAGACTTGGCATCCCCAAAG ACCCCAGGCAGTGGACCGAGGGCCACGTGCGGGAGTGGCTGACGTGGACGGTGAATGAGTTCAGCCTGAAGAACGTGGACTTCCATAAGTTCTGCATGAGCGGGGCCAGCCTGTGTGCTCTGGGCAAGGAGTGCTTCCTGGACCTGGCTCCGGACTTCGTCGGCGACATTCTCTGGGAGCACCTGGAGATGCTGCAGAAAGGTGATTGGCTGCAGAAAG AAGACACAAAGCATCTCCCCATCAACGGCCTAACCTCCAGTTTCCAGGAATCGCGCTATACCTCAGACTACTTTGTCA GTTATGGGATTGAGCATGCCCAGTGCGTGCCTCCTTCAGAGTACACAGAGCCGGGTTTCATCACAGAATCCTACCAGACCCTTCACCCAATCAGCTCAGAGGACCTGCTGTCACTCAAATATGAGAACGAATATGCCAACGTTATACTGCGGGATACGCCCCTTAACCCCCTGCAAGGGGAATACTTCTCGGTGAAACAGGAAGTCGTGTCACCCGACAACATGTGTGTGGGTCGCATCAGCAGAG GTAAACTCGGGGGTCAAGATTCCTTCGAGAGCACGGAGAGCTTTGATAGCTGCGAGCGGCTGACGCAGTCGTGGAGCAGCCAGTCGTCGTTCAGCAGTCTGCAGCGCGTGCCGTCCTACGACAGCTTCGAGGCGGAGGACTACCCTACCGCCCTGCACGGCCACAAGCCCAAGGGCACCTTCAAGGACTACGTGCGGGAGCGCTCCGACCTCAGCAAGGACAAGCCCGTCATTCCCGCCGCCGCCCTGGCCGGCTACACGG GTAGTGGACCCATCCAGCTATGGCAGTTCTTGCTGGAGCTCCTAACAGACAAATCCTGCCAGTCGTTCATCAGCTGGACAGGAGACGGCTGGGAGTTCAAACTCTCGGACCCAGACGAG GTTGCCAGGAGATGGGGGAAGAGGAAGAACAAGCCCAAGATGAACTATGAGAAGCTGAGCCGTGGCCTGCGCTACTACTACGACAAAAACATCATCCACAAGACGTCAGGCAAGCGCTATGTCTACCGCTTCGTCTGCGACCTGAAGAGCCTGCTGGGATACACGCCGGAGGAGCTTCACGCCATGCTGGACGTCAAACCCGATACGGACGAGTGA